One region of Salvia miltiorrhiza cultivar Shanhuang (shh) unplaced genomic scaffold, IMPLAD_Smil_shh original_scaffold_455, whole genome shotgun sequence genomic DNA includes:
- the LOC131004766 gene encoding uncharacterized protein LOC131004766 produces the protein MAGESSAVMKESCADLKETADLKEYEGKVLKDAHREVTKCADGFLIEYTGILADGEDVTWIAAKNITSAALLANRRRVVFTTPTVVILHKPEWDVDSARVHREIQLKKIAKEYRADLAAAGYDPQEYEDLLPDDLLF, from the exons ATGGCAGGCGAATCAAGTGCAGTCATGAAGGAATCATGTGCAGACCTCAAGGAAACTGCAGATTTGAAGGAATACGAGGGGAAAGTCCTAAAGGATGCCCATAGGGAAGTAACCAAGTGTGCCGATGGTTTTCTGATCGAGTATACCGGAATTCTAGCCGACGGCGAAGACGTAACCTGGATCGCCGCCAAGA ATATTACTTCAGCTGCACTCCTAGCAAACAGGAGGAGAGTTGTATTCACCACCCCCACAGTTGTTATACTGCACAAACCAGAGTGGGATGTTGATTCCGCTAGGGTTCATAGG GAAATTCAGTTGAAAAAGATTGCGAAAGAGTATCGTGCTGACTTGGCTGCAGCTGGTTATGACCCTCAAGAATATGAAGACCTTCTTCCTGATGATCTACTATTTTAA
- the LOC131004765 gene encoding uncharacterized protein LOC131004765 isoform X2, giving the protein MAGESKDSDYHIIDKTSSCDGYEIKTSGIIIDYDGFMWVAGKNITSAGLVQSPDKCIIMTPALVQRTTMERIKKGAVAEDMAQQMKALCSRFYDDLLKAGFDPALYQHLFGPDAYLSRPPSAATSSVKPREYHSDMDQDQAPATSSDCCSLCREVNNSMVI; this is encoded by the exons ATGGCAGGCGAATCAAAAGATAGCGATTATCATATTATTGACAAAACCTCTTCTTGTGATGGTTATGAGATCAAGACGTCGGGAATTATAATTGATTACGACGGATTTATGTGGGTCGCCGGGAAGA ATATCACCTCAGCTGGACTGGTACAAAGCCCCGACAAGTGTATAATCATGACCCCCGCATTAGTTCAGAGGACCACTATGGAGCGTATCAAGAAGGGTGCCGTCGCAGAAGACATG GCTCAACAGATGAAAGCGTTGTGCTCCCGATTTTATGATGACTTGTTGAAAGCTGGTTTTGACCCTGCACTATATCAACATTTATTTGGGCCCGACGCATATTTGTCTCGACC ACCTTCTGCTGCAACATCATCCGTCAAGCCAAG GGAATATCACTCTGATATGGACCAAGATCAAGCTCCTGCAACATCATCGGATTGTTGTTCTTTATGCAGGGAGGTGAACAATAGCATGGTTATCTAA
- the LOC131004765 gene encoding uncharacterized protein LOC131004765 isoform X1, translating to MAGESKDSDYHIIDKTSSCDGYEIKTSGIIIDYDGFMWVAGKNITSAGLVQSPDKCIIMTPALVQRTTMERIKKGAVAEDMAQQMKALCSRFYDDLLKAGFDPALYQHLFGPDAYLSRPRPSAATSSVKPREYHSDMDQDQAPATSSDCCSLCREVNNSMVI from the exons ATGGCAGGCGAATCAAAAGATAGCGATTATCATATTATTGACAAAACCTCTTCTTGTGATGGTTATGAGATCAAGACGTCGGGAATTATAATTGATTACGACGGATTTATGTGGGTCGCCGGGAAGA ATATCACCTCAGCTGGACTGGTACAAAGCCCCGACAAGTGTATAATCATGACCCCCGCATTAGTTCAGAGGACCACTATGGAGCGTATCAAGAAGGGTGCCGTCGCAGAAGACATG GCTCAACAGATGAAAGCGTTGTGCTCCCGATTTTATGATGACTTGTTGAAAGCTGGTTTTGACCCTGCACTATATCAACATTTATTTGGGCCCGACGCATATTTGTCTCGACC TAGACCTTCTGCTGCAACATCATCCGTCAAGCCAAG GGAATATCACTCTGATATGGACCAAGATCAAGCTCCTGCAACATCATCGGATTGTTGTTCTTTATGCAGGGAGGTGAACAATAGCATGGTTATCTAA
- the LOC131004764 gene encoding uncharacterized protein LOC131004764 — translation MSEPEQRLRRGNQPPLCKQNSWSPDILRDEAWTNRRRSHRLRRGRSVTDDDLDELRACFELGFNFDSPDLDPKLSSTFPALELYCAVNRQYSNSLSRSSSASFSDCDSASSTLESGGSFIDPGEDPEMVKTRLKHWAQVVACSVRQSPPNL, via the exons ATGTCGGAACCCGAGCAGCGCCTCCGCCGCGGAAACCAGCCGCCTCTCTGCAAGCAGAATTCGTGGTCCCCCGACATCCTGCGCGACGAGGCCTGGACCAACCGCCGCAGGAGCCACCGCCTCCGCCGCGGCCGCAGCGTCACCGACGACGACCTCGACGAGCTGCGCGCCTGCTTCGAGCTAGGATTCAATTTCGACTCCCCCGATTTGGATCCGAAGCTCTCCTCGACTTTCCCGGCGCTGGAGCTGTACTGCGCTGTGAACCGCCAGTACAGCAATAGCCTTTCCCGCTCTTCGTCTGCGTCGTTCTCCGATTGCGATTCAGCTTCTTCAACTCTCGAGAGCGGAGGATCGTTCATCGATCCag GTGAAGATCCGGAGATGGTGAAAACGAGATTGAAGCATTGGGCGCAAGTGGTGGCGTGTTCGGTGCGCCAATCTCCGCCTAACTTATGA